Proteins encoded within one genomic window of Oncorhynchus keta strain PuntledgeMale-10-30-2019 unplaced genomic scaffold, Oket_V2 Un_scaffold_21438_pilon_pilon, whole genome shotgun sequence:
- the LOC118383704 gene encoding phosphoribosyl pyrophosphate synthase-associated protein 2-like isoform X1: protein MELANRIAERLGVELGKTEVYQDSNGETRIQIQESVRGKDVYIIQTISPDVNRCLMELCVMAYGCVTACARSVCGVLPYLPYSKQCKMRKRGSIVCKLIASLMCRAGLTHLITVDLHQKEIQGFFNIPVDNLRASPFLLQYIQEEIPDYHNAVIVAKSPSSAKRAQSLAERLRVSIAVIHGDAETDLLDGRHSPPTVRTTRGLPELPFCIPKEKHPITVVGDVAGRIAIIVDDIIDDAVGFVAAAEMLRERGAGPIIAMATHAILSADAPRILQESAISQVVVTNTIPHSSQKLQCCKIKTVDVSLILSEAVRRIHCGESMSCLFHNIGADD, encoded by the exons ATGGAGCTGGCCAATAGGATCGCAGA gagACTGGGAGTAGAGCTGGGGAAGACTGAAGTCTACCAGGATTCTAAtggag AAACGCGTATCCAGATCCAGGAGTCGGTCAGAGGGAAAGACGTCTACATCATCCAGACCATCTCACC ggatgTGAACCGGTGCCTGATGGAGCTGTGTGTGATGGCGTATGGGTGCGTGACGGCGTGCGCGAGGAGTGTGTGTGGCGTGCTGCCGTACCTACCCTACAGTAAACAGTGTAAGATGAGGAAACGGGGATCCATCGTCTGTAAGCTGATCGCCTCTCTGATGTGCAGGGCAG gtctgaCCCATCTCATCACTGTGGATCTTCATCAGAAGGAGATTCAGGGCTTCTTCAACATCCCAGTAGACAACCTGAGAGCTTCTCCCTTCCTACTGCAGTACATACAGGAGGAG ATTCCAGACTACCATAATGCCGTCATCGTGGCCAAATCACCGTCCTCCGCTAAGAG GGCCCAGTCCCTCGCCGAGAGGTTGCGTGTGTCTATTGCTGTGATCCACGGTGATGCAGAGACGGACCTGCTGGACGGACGGCACTCTCCTCCGACAGTCAGAACCACCAGAGGTCTACCTGAACTACCCT tctgtatcCCTAAGGAGAAGCATCCTATCACAGTCGTGGGAGATGTGGCCGGACGCATCGCCATCATCGTG GATGACATCATCGATGATGCAGTGGGTTTTGTGGCGGCAGCGGAGATGCTGAGGGAGAGGGGGGCGGGGCCGATCATCGCCATGGCAACACATGCCATCCTGTCTGCGGACGCTCCCAGAATCCTCCAGGAGTCAGCCATTAGTCAG GTGGTGGTAACCAACACGATTCCCCACTCGTCCCAGAAGCTCCAGTGCTGTAAGATAAAGACAGTTGATGTTTCTCTGATCCTGTCTGAAGCTGTACGGAGGATCCACTGTGGAGAGTCAATGTCTTGTCTGTTCCACAACATAGGAGCTGACGActga
- the LOC118383704 gene encoding phosphoribosyl pyrophosphate synthase-associated protein 2-like isoform X2: protein MELCVMAYGCVTACARSVCGVLPYLPYSKQCKMRKRGSIVCKLIASLMCRAGLTHLITVDLHQKEIQGFFNIPVDNLRASPFLLQYIQEEIPDYHNAVIVAKSPSSAKRAQSLAERLRVSIAVIHGDAETDLLDGRHSPPTVRTTRGLPELPFCIPKEKHPITVVGDVAGRIAIIVDDIIDDAVGFVAAAEMLRERGAGPIIAMATHAILSADAPRILQESAISQVVVTNTIPHSSQKLQCCKIKTVDVSLILSEAVRRIHCGESMSCLFHNIGADD, encoded by the exons ATGGAGCTGTGTGTGATGGCGTATGGGTGCGTGACGGCGTGCGCGAGGAGTGTGTGTGGCGTGCTGCCGTACCTACCCTACAGTAAACAGTGTAAGATGAGGAAACGGGGATCCATCGTCTGTAAGCTGATCGCCTCTCTGATGTGCAGGGCAG gtctgaCCCATCTCATCACTGTGGATCTTCATCAGAAGGAGATTCAGGGCTTCTTCAACATCCCAGTAGACAACCTGAGAGCTTCTCCCTTCCTACTGCAGTACATACAGGAGGAG ATTCCAGACTACCATAATGCCGTCATCGTGGCCAAATCACCGTCCTCCGCTAAGAG GGCCCAGTCCCTCGCCGAGAGGTTGCGTGTGTCTATTGCTGTGATCCACGGTGATGCAGAGACGGACCTGCTGGACGGACGGCACTCTCCTCCGACAGTCAGAACCACCAGAGGTCTACCTGAACTACCCT tctgtatcCCTAAGGAGAAGCATCCTATCACAGTCGTGGGAGATGTGGCCGGACGCATCGCCATCATCGTG GATGACATCATCGATGATGCAGTGGGTTTTGTGGCGGCAGCGGAGATGCTGAGGGAGAGGGGGGCGGGGCCGATCATCGCCATGGCAACACATGCCATCCTGTCTGCGGACGCTCCCAGAATCCTCCAGGAGTCAGCCATTAGTCAG GTGGTGGTAACCAACACGATTCCCCACTCGTCCCAGAAGCTCCAGTGCTGTAAGATAAAGACAGTTGATGTTTCTCTGATCCTGTCTGAAGCTGTACGGAGGATCCACTGTGGAGAGTCAATGTCTTGTCTGTTCCACAACATAGGAGCTGACGActga